GGAGGATGCGAGCTTCGATGGGCGTCGCGAGCTATGCTTGACGTGTTAGGGAAAACAAAGGTTCCAGGAGTCGTTCCCCGCCAGAGTTTGGGGATTTGATTCATCAAAGCAGCGGCTCTTCGTCTGGGATCGCATCGTTTTTGCAACGACGGAGCTCCGTACGTAGAATGTCGTGCCCCGCCGCTCGCAATCGCCTACGGGTTCATTTGAGCTGCTTCAGCCCGCCGCATTCGGATTTGCCCCTTTGAGTCTTCTTGAGATTCCCTCATCTCATCCTTACATCGTTTAGTCAATCAACATGAAATTTTGCCCGCCCCATTCCGTCTTTGTCACGGTTGTCTTGTCGCTTTCACTTTTGGGGATCCCAGGTCCTGTTAAGTCAGCTGGTGCCGAGGATTCTCCACAAGCACCCGTGATCGAGCATCTCAGCACGCAGGCGGTGCTTGCCGAAGAGGGTTCCCGTTGGCATGTGCAGGTGCGTTTCACCACCTCAGCACCGGCGATCTGTTACGTGACGAGCGGTCCCTCGGCCGCAGCACTCAAAGCGGGCAGGCCTGAAATCGAAGCCCTGCGCAACCACCGATTCGATGTTGCTGCGACGATCGGACAGCCCCATTTCATCCAAGTTCATGGCACGGCCGGAGAGCGGGGCTTTTCGTCGGACGTCATCGAAGTGGCACCGCCGAAACCCTTTCCCGCCGGATCCGGAAAGCGAACGGAGGTTCCCCTGACCGTGCGAGAAACGGCCGGCGTCGCTCGCAATGAACCGGTCACGTTTGGTTTGCCGATCCCGCAAGGGGCGCTCGGCCATCCGGATAGCGTTGCACTCTTGGATGGGAAAAACGCGATCGCCGCGCAATGCCGCGCGCTGGTCCGCTGGCCTGATCGCACGGTGAAATGGCTACTCGTCAGCGGGCGGGTCGAGCTGAAGGCCAATCAGACCAAAAATCTCACGCTTGCCTTTGGTGGTGACGTCAAACCGGCGACGGATTCCGCTAAATCCTTGCTGCAGGAAAGCGGCAACTCGATGGTGGTGGATACCGGGAAAACTCGTTTTGTGATGGACCGCAAAACCGGTCTCGGCACCATCGAAACCGCCAACGGACTGCTCAGTCAACTGCCCCAGTCCCGTTTGACCAGCACCGACGGACGCGTCTTCATGGGCAAAGTCGAGAGCGGCACGGTGGAGGAGAGCGGGCCGCAAAGGGTCGTGATTCTGACTCGTGGGCATCATCTCGACGAAGCGGGCGAGCCGCTGTTTGGCTTCGAGTTGCGGTACTTTCTTCACGCAGGGGATCCCTATGTCCGCGTCGATCACATTCTGCAGCACGACATCGTGTCGGCGGACATGAAGTATGGCGACGAGATGAAATCGTTCCGCTCGCTGGATCTCGTTTTCGGCACCGAAACGGAGGGAGCTCGTGTCGCGATCGATGAAAACAAAAAACACTCGCTTGCTCCTGGTGAACGTCTTTTTCAGCACGAGAGCGATGCCTTCTCGTTGCCCTCGGGCGGCACCGGAACTCGTTCGCCCGGGCTGGCGACTTCAGGCAAGTTGACCGTCGCGGTGCGAGATTTCTGGCAGCAGTGGCCCAAGGCGATCACCGCTGAAAGAGGGGCTCTGGCGCTGGGGCTCTACCCTGCGATTGACTCCGAGGACCGCTACGCGAATCGGCCCAACGAGCACGTCCTTTACTTCTATCTGCGTGACGGGAACTACACGTTCCGCTCTGGATTTGAAAAACGGCACGAACTTTTAATCGGTCCCTCGACGGGCGAGGTCCAGTGGGATGAAATCGAGGGCCGCGTGAACGAACCGCTGCTGGTAACGGCTTCACCGGACTGGTATCTCGGTTCGGGGGCACTGGCGGGTCTGGCGGCCCAGAATGCACCGGAGTTTTCGGCCTATGACAAAATGCTTGCCGACGATACCGACGGCTACGTCGCGCAGCGTGAGGAAAACAACTGGTATGGACTGATGAACTTCGGCGACTGGTGGGGCGAGCGAGGCGGCAACTGGGGGAACATCGAATACGATCTGCAAAACGCCATGCTGACCCAGTATTTTCGCACCGCCGACAAACGCTTTTTTGATGTCGCCGAGGACGCCGCCCGCCACAATGCCGACGTCGACGTCGTGCACTTTGCGGCCGGACAAAAGGCCGGTCCCGGTAACGCCCGGCGGGTCGGACAAGCCTGGGTTCACTGCATGGGACACACCGGCGGCTACTATCCCCGCGATTACATGGGGATGTCGATCTACGCTCAGGGCTACGCCGAAAACGAAGGGCACATGTGGAATCAAGGCAATCTCGCCTATTGGCTGCTGACGGGAGATCAACAGGTCCGTCGTTCCGCGTTGCAGTTGGGCGACTGGCTGGCCGGGCCGAACACCATCGACTTCCGCTACGGCAACGCCCGCGTTCCCGGTTGGATGGGCATCATCGCGATGTCATCCTACTTCGCCACCCAGGATCCTTATTACCTCAATGCGATGCACTTGATCTATGAAGAGGTCCAGGAGAAGGCCGACCCCCAAGCGGGATTGTGGGTGCACAAACTCAGCCGCGGTCACTGCAATTGCGAGGAACCCCATTACGGCGAAGCGGGATTCATGGCCGGCGTGATGATGACGTCCCTCAAATACTATTATCTCGCGACCGGTGACGAGGAGATCGCACAACGGATCGTGAATATCGCTCGTTGGCTGGTGGATAATCTGTACGATGCGAAGTCCGGTAATTTTCGCTACACCTCGTGCCCGCTGACAGGTGTCGCGTCGACCAGTCCGCTGATTATTGCCAATGGACTCGCCTTTGCGGCCAACCAATCCCGCGACAGAAATTTGATGCGGGTGGCGCAGGAGACGTTTCTGCGGGGCATGATCGCTGCGGGCACGGCAACCCGCGGCAAGTCGCTCGCCTACACCACTTGTTCGGCACCGTTCGCGCTCGATGAGATGGCGCATTTTCCCGGGCCTACGCTCGCCGAGGAGTACCATCGTAATGTCGAAGCCGCACTGGACCCTACGCGGGGAATTCTGCCCAGTGCCGTGCCGAATCCTGATTTCGAACAGCACACCGACGGTTGGGTGGCCCGTCCCGGCTTGAAATTGACCCATAGCAGCGAAATTCGTCACAGTGGCGTCGGAGCCGCCAAGATCTCAGGCCGCAGCGACAAACAGAACGAATATGTCGTGACACGTTACGCCAGCGGCCCCCCGTGGGAGATCCTGACGCTTAGACCCGGTAAAAAAATGCGTCTGCTTCTGTGGCTACGGATCGACCAAATCAGTGAGGGTGCGCCTGCCCCGACCGCGCGACTTTCCACGCGCAGCCGAGGCCGGACGCGGCAATCGTTCCCGACCGAGCCCTACGACCTGACGCGGCTCGGCGAATGGCAACTACTGCAGACCGAGTTCACGGTTCCCGCAGGGACCGATGCCGCTTACATCGCCGTCGGCACTCATACTAAAGAGCCCGTCGAAGCCACCCTTTATCTCGACGATGTCAATCTCGTGCCCGCCGATGCACCGCAGTCGCGCGATACTTATCTGTGGTCGTTGGTCGAAGCGGAAGACGCCAAACGCAGCGGTGCCGTTGAGCTCATCGATGAAGATCTACTTGATGGGTGGAAGTTCCTCGCCACCGCCTCCGGCGTGAAAGCAGGCACAGCCACCTTTACCGTCAATGTCCCCGAATCCGCCTCGTATCCGGTCCGTTTACGGGCCCGGAATCCCGCCAACGCCTCCGACGAAGCGGGCTCGGCGGCGCCGATGCAAGTCATTGTTGATGGAGGCGAAGCGATCAAGCTCGATGTTGACAGCAGTAGTTGGAAATGGTTTTCGCTTCCTGAAGAACTGACGTTTGACGCAGGAGAGCACCAGATCGAAATCCGTTTTCCCGAGAACAGTGGCGTTCAGTTACATTCCATGTTGATCGGTGGACTTCCGCTGCAGTAGCTCGAATCGGGGGAGTCGGGTAGGGCCGGTTCCGACCGGCCAATTTCGATCGGTCACGTCGGCGATGATGATGTTGCTGTAAACGCCAGCCGATACAGCTTCCTCGAGTCCTTGGCCAAGCAACTCGTAATCTTAATCTTACTCATAATCTTAATCCCGTCTGCGCAAGCCTGCGCCGGACCGGAACCAGTCGGAGAAGATTAGGATTAAGAGTAAGATTATGATTAAGAGATAGAAGGAGGTTACGTCGAGTAGTGCCGGTTCCCACCGGTCGATTTCGATCGGTCGTGCTCGCGAAGGCGATGTTGCTGAAAAAGCCAATCGGTACTGCTTCGTGGAATCCTTGGCCAAGTAACTCTTTAACGCAGCCCCAACGGGGCGGTCCTGTGTCAGCCCAGGGTGAAGCCCTGGTTTTTTGTTTCCGAAATGGGACCTGCAGCCCCAACGGGGCGGCCCTAAACCCATGGTTGATTCGGGCCGCCCCGTTGGGGCTTTGTGTTCGTAAACGTGTTCCGTTGCCCCAGGGCGGCGCTGTGCTCTGCCCTGGGCTGACATAGGGCCGCCCCCTTGGAGCTGAACAGTCACGCCCAAATCCATTCGTAGTCAATCGCAAGTCCATAGCCGATTCGACGATCCTCATTGCCTGATAAAACTTTTGAGGTGCCGCCGACGATATAATCGACGCGTGAGTGCACCGGATGCAGGTTGATGAAGCAAGCGGTAGCTCGATCAATCGAAATCGAATCAAATCACCCAAACGTAAAGACACAATTTAGGTCGGGGGAACCATTGCACACTAACGTGGCAAAAAACAATGAGCGACTGGCAACCTAACATCTGCGACTGCCCAGCCGGTGACTTGATTACGATCGATTCGCAGCATTGGGACGCCTGTTTGCGCAGGCTTTCCAAGGGAGATCTCGCGGGCGTTCATATTTCGGCAATGTCCCGTTACGCGGAGAAGGACCTTGAGTTCTTACGAGACTTTCCCAACATCACGGCAGTCGCTATCAGTTATGGGAAAGGAATTGATCTGGCGGGGCTGCAGTATCTCAAAGGCTTGCAGTACTTGACTTTGGATACCTACAAAGGTCCGCCGGATTTGGGCCAGTTCTCGAAACTGCGGACGCTGAGCGCCGAGTGGTCGCCGCAATTGAGTCCGGATGAACGCAACGAGCAACTAGAGAATTTGACGCTTTTTAAGTACAAGTGTCCCCGCTCTGATTTGAGTTGCCTTCCGGTGGTTCCATCGCTAAAACACCTCGAATTGAACTTGTCTGCGATCACTTCGCTCGAGGGAGTTGAGCGGCAGCGGCATGTGCAATCGCTGCATTTCTACCGGTTTGCGAAGTTAACCCGCATTGCCGATATCACCTCTCTGTCAGGCGGGAGTTTGCAGCTAGTTAAGTTCGAGCTGTGTAAGAAGATCGAAGACATCGATCAACTTGGACAATTGGAGAGCGTTAAGAAGATGACGCTTGATCGTTGTGCTGACATTAAGGACTTGGAGTTTCTGCGAGGATGTTCGCAGCTGGAAGAGTTCGTCATCTTGGACACGAAGATCCTTAGCGGTGACCTTCGTCCGCTTCTTGATCTACCGAAGCTGAGGTATTTTTGTACTTCCGATAAACGTCACCATTCTCATTCAAAAGCTGAGATCAACGCCTTGCTGCGAAGTAGGTAGGACCGGTTCCTACAGAGCGGGGTTCGAGGGGCTGTTTGGTTTTCTTTGTGAGCTTTGTGCCCTGTTGTGGCTAGAAAAGTAAAAGACGATGCCACCCAGCGAATGGACGTGTCAGAACGACCAGAGTTTGCCGACGATATCGGAGGTTGCGGTTATGGAGATGGGCTGGCCACGAAAGGGCACGAGGGACACAACGGAAGAAAAGAAGGTGATGTTAGCGGGCGTACATTCTTAATGCAGTAGAGGAGGGCTTCGCCGGAGGCAGGCTAAGTGTTCGATTTTCGATTGGCATTGCAGGACGAAGAAAAGGCGAACGGGGTCGATTCGAACGTGCCGGCCTCCGCGTCGTGGATGGAAGACAGGTTGAAAAATGGGAGGTTAAGAAATCGGAACACAAAATCAAGGAAACCGATTCCGACAGCGGTGTAGCGGGGGAAGGAGAGGAACGAACGGTGGGAACCAGCCCTACTTTTGCTTATTAATCTGGCGATTGACGGTACAAATCGCGTGCTCCACTTTTCAGCCGTGACCGACGCTATAATCGACCGCGGGGTGGCACCCAACACGTTTGTCGCAGCGACCTTCATGCCGTGCTTCGGTCTACGCCTCTTGCTGTGCCCCATTCCCTTGCTCACCGTTCCCTTGAGTGATCGACATTCATGCCTGACAACAGTCTCGACGACAGCATTGCGTTACTGATTGATGCGGACAACGCGCCGGCCGCAAAGATCGACTTCATCATCTCCGAACTGGCCACCTACGGCGTCGTCAATATCCGAAAAGCCTATGGAAACTGGACCAAGCGTGCGCTGGATGGTTGGATCAAGGTGCTGCATGAATATGCGATTGCCCCGAAACAATGTTTCGACCTGGTGAAAGGAAAAAACGCGGCCGACATGTCGCTGCTGATCGACGCCATGGACATCCTCTACACCAAGCAGGTCAATACGTTTGGTCTGGTTTCGTCGGACTGCGACTTCACCCCGCTGGTTCTTCGGCTGCGAGAGGATGGTAAGCAAGTCATCGGATTCGGCCGACAAACATCGCCGGAGGCCTTCGTGTTGGCGTGCAGTCATTTCATCTATCTGGACGAAGACGACACCAGCAAAACGCCGCAGAAGAAGAAGGAGAATTCGCTCTCCTCGCTAAAACAAAACACCAAACTGATCAACACGCTTCGGTCGGCCGTCAAGGACGCAGCCGACGAAGATGGTTGGGCATCGCTTGGCCCCGTAGGGTCTTACATTTCCAACCAAGGACCGTTCAATCACCGCACCTACGGTTTTCCAAAACTCAGTGACATGTTTGAGGCGATCGATCTGTTCGAAATCAAAAAGAGCAAGCAAGCTGGCCGAACCGCCGTTTACGTAAGGCTCCGAAAGTGAGTCGAGTAGGGCCGGTACCGACCGGCCGATTTCGAACCGTCACGCTCGCGATGGCGACGTTGCTGTAAACGCCAATCGATACGGCTTCCTCGAGTCTTTGGCCAAGCAACTCATAATCTTAATCCCGTCTGCGCAAGCCTGCGCCGGACCGGAACCAGTCGGAGAAGATTAGGATTAAGAGTAAGATTATGATTAAGAATTAAAAGGTGGCCACGTCGAGTAGTGCCGGTTCCGACCGGCCGATTTCGATCAGTCACGCCCGCGATGGCGACGTTGCTGTAAACGCCAATCGATACGGTTTCGCCGAGTCCTTGAACAAGCAACTCTTTAACGCAGCCCCAACGGGGCGGTCGTAAACCCGTGGTTGATTCGGGCCGCCCCGTTGGGGCTTTGGTTTGTAAACTGTTCCGCCCCCCCAGGGCGGCGCTGTGCTGTGCCCTGGGCTGACATAGGACCGCCCCCCTTGGGGCTGAACAGTCACGCTCGCGATGGCGACGTTGCTGTAAACGCCAATCGATACCGCTTCCTCGAGTCCTTGGCCAAGCAACTCGTAATCTTAATCTTACTCGTAATCTTAATCCCGTCTGCGCAAGCCCGCGCCGGACCGGCACCAGTCGGAGAAGATTAGGATTAAGAGTATGATTAAGAATTAAAAGGTGCCACGTCGAGTAGTGCCGGTTCCGACCGGCCGATTACGGTCGATCACACTCGCGATGGCGACGTTGCTGTAAACGCCAATCGATACAGCTTCCTCAAGTCCTTGAACAAGCAACTCATAATCTTAATCCCGTCTGCGCAAGCCTGCGCCGGACCGGCACCAGTCGGAGAAGATTAGGATTAAGAGTAAGGTTAGGATTAAGAAATAGAAGGTGATATCGCATGCTGATGCGAGCTACCCGAGTGCAAGCAATGGTTTCAACCATGCCTAGACGCGGGGGTCCGTTGCGGCGGACAAGACGCCTGGCTCCGCTTGTTCGATCGCTTGGCCCACGCCGACCTGAAAGGGGGCGGACAGTTTGTGTCCCCGTGCGCGAAGTTGGTCTGCGGTGGACGCTCCCCACTGTGGTTCGAGCATCAACCGATCGGGACGCCACTGGTGATGCACACGCGGTGCTGACAAGGCTTGCTCGACTGTCATTCCCAGGTCCAGAACGCGAACAATGCATTGCAAGACGGTGCTGATGATTCTGGGGCCGCCTGCAGCACCACAGGTCAATCGCGGCTGCCCTGCCGCATCGAGCACGATCGTTGGACTCATGCTCGAGAGCGGCCGTTTTCCCGCTTCGATCGCATTGGCTTCCGCTCCGATCAAGCCAAAGTAGTTGGGCGTGCCCGGAGACATGCTGAAGTCGTCCATTTGATTGTTCATGACGACGCCGGTTCCGGGGATCACAACGCAGCTCCCAAAGCTCGTATTGACCGTGCTTGTGATCGCGACCCAATTCCCCTCGACGTCGGCTGTCGTCAGGTGCGTGGTGTGTTGACGCGAGAACAGATCACTCTCGGCCTGAGGCGGCGTGCCATGCGAGGCAACCGGAGAGACTCGATCCAGATCGATGCTGGCCGCCAGTTCCCGGCAGTATTGCGGATCAAGCAAGCCTTTGGGGACCGCGGCGAAGTCCGAATCTCCTAACCAATGGGCGCGATCGGCAAACGCGCGACGCAGGACTTCGGTCAACAAATGTAGGCCGCCGATGGGACTCTCGGCAAAGATCGACTTGACGTCAAACCCTTCCAACATCATCAGCATTTGCGCGATGTGAATTCCGCCCGAACTCGGCGGTGGGAATCCGACGATTTGCCAATCCCGATAGCGGGTGCGAAGTGGTTGTCGTTGCAACGAGGTGTAGTTGGCAAAGTCCGCTGCTCGGAGCAAGCCGCCATGGTCACGCATCCACCGGTCGCATTGAATCGCAAAGGGGCCTTTGTAAAACCACTCGGTTCCGTCCTTGGCAAGCGACTCGAGGGTACGGGCCAGGTCGGGTTGTCTCAATCGATCACCGATCTTGGGAATCTTATCTTCGGCGCTCAGAAACAGTGACGCGCTGGCGGGGAAACGCCGCAGTCGATTGGCCGCACGCGTGATCGCCGAGTGCGTGGTGGTTCCGATCGGGAATCCTTCACGTGCAACTTGAGCAGCCTCACGCAGTCCCCCCTCCCAACTGATTCGGCCGTGCAATTGGCTCAGCTTCGACAACGCATGAACTTGCCCAGGCAGCGCCGACGCCAATGGCCCCACTTTGCTCGCCGATGTATCGACGACTCCATCGCGAACGAACATATCGCGATGCGCCAATCCAGGTGCCGTCTCACGTCCATCGATTGCGATCAATTCTCCTGCGGCGGATCTTGCGAGGATGAAACAGCCACCGCCGATGCCTGAGTTGTGCCCATCGACCACCCCAAGCATCACCGCAGCGGCAATCGCCGCGTCAAACGCATTGCCGCCACGCACCAACGCGTTCTTCGCGGCGCGAGTGGCGAGCGGATGCACGGTGGCGACGGCATAAGGATGCTTCGAAGTTGAATCGATTTGTCGTGGTAACCGCGACAGATCCTCCTGCGGCGAGTCACTGGTCGCTGTTTCCGCAGCGGCGGGGTTCCCGACCGCGGTGCTCGCCAGTCCCGCCAACGTCCATCGGATCGCAGCGCGTCGATTCAATTGCCCCGTCAAAGTCGTGGTCAAGCTCTCGTTCGTTCCCATTGGAATTCCCCGTCTAGTTGCAGTTCGCCGCATCCGTGCTCAACTCGTTTGTCTTCCCACGTGGGATTTTCTGTCCTCGCATGCGCCCGAAAATCACGCTGCCTCCGATGGGCAAGTGGTTCTAATAGTTATAGGCGAAACGTTTGCGTTGGTGGTGTGATCACCGCGTCCGGGCTGCTTCGGTTCCATCATGTAAAGTCGCGAACGTGGTCGCGCGATGTTAGTTACCAAGAAGGATCCCGCAAGGATTGCGGACATTAGCCGTAGGTCGAGTGTCAGTTGCGATTCATCGATCTGAGCGATGATCGTTGAGTTTGGAGGGGTGTCGCCGCATCCAGCGATAATGGATCTACGACCGACCTTCGGGGGCGGTGTTTGCTGTGCTCGACCGCCGGCTATTCTCTACGACGCCTTCGGCGTGCGAGTCGCGTGCGGCCAAATTTTCGGGGACCATGCAACACTGTGCTCGCAGCACCCCCTAAACTGAAAACTCCTGTTTCCAATTTCCACCCTTCCCTGTGATCCGCTATGCAGCCCATCGTTCAGATCTCACTTGACTTGACCAATATCGCTGAGGCGATCGAGACCGCGCACTTGGCGATTCGCGCTGGCGTCGATTGGCTCGAAGCCGGCACGCCGCTGATCCTGGCCGAAGGACTGCACGGCGTGCGCGCGCTGCGCAGCGAATTCCCTAATGTGCCGATCGTCGCGGATTTGAAGACGATGGACGGTGGCTATTTGGAAGCCGAGATGATGGCCGGTGCCGGCGCGACCCATGTCGTCGTGATGGCTCGCGCTCATGAGGAAACCGTCCGTTGTGTGGTCAAGGCCGGAAAGGACTTTGGCGTCCAAGTGATGGGTGACAATATGGTTTCCGATGACATGGTCGCCGGTGCGAAATGGTTGGAGGATCTCGGCTGTGACTTTGTTATCCATCACATCGGCTTTGATGAACGTCGTGGGATCGCCGCCCGAGGCCAGCGCATGCCAAGTCCGCTGGACCAACTTCGCGAAGTTTGTGAAGCGGTCAAAGTGCCGGTGCAAGCGGTCGGTGGGCTGAGTTTAGAGCAAGCGATTCAGTGCCCGGCTTACGGCGCGCCCTTGGTTGTGCTGGGCGCCCCGCTGACGATCGACGCCGACTCGTTCAAAACCGCCGATGGCGATCTGGAGTCGTCGCTACGCTTGATCTGCGATGCGGTGCACTCGCAACGGGTGGGCGATTGAAGATTGGGGAGTGGAGTGGCTGATGCTGTTGCCCGGAGCGACTCAGCAGGCTGCACGCCTGCGAGTCGGTGGAGTTCCC
The sequence above is a segment of the Novipirellula galeiformis genome. Coding sequences within it:
- a CDS encoding NYN domain-containing protein, which gives rise to MPDNSLDDSIALLIDADNAPAAKIDFIISELATYGVVNIRKAYGNWTKRALDGWIKVLHEYAIAPKQCFDLVKGKNAADMSLLIDAMDILYTKQVNTFGLVSSDCDFTPLVLRLREDGKQVIGFGRQTSPEAFVLACSHFIYLDEDDTSKTPQKKKENSLSSLKQNTKLINTLRSAVKDAADEDGWASLGPVGSYISNQGPFNHRTYGFPKLSDMFEAIDLFEIKKSKQAGRTAVYVRLRK
- the ggt gene encoding gamma-glutamyltransferase; translated protein: MGTNESLTTTLTGQLNRRAAIRWTLAGLASTAVGNPAAAETATSDSPQEDLSRLPRQIDSTSKHPYAVATVHPLATRAAKNALVRGGNAFDAAIAAAVMLGVVDGHNSGIGGGCFILARSAAGELIAIDGRETAPGLAHRDMFVRDGVVDTSASKVGPLASALPGQVHALSKLSQLHGRISWEGGLREAAQVAREGFPIGTTTHSAITRAANRLRRFPASASLFLSAEDKIPKIGDRLRQPDLARTLESLAKDGTEWFYKGPFAIQCDRWMRDHGGLLRAADFANYTSLQRQPLRTRYRDWQIVGFPPPSSGGIHIAQMLMMLEGFDVKSIFAESPIGGLHLLTEVLRRAFADRAHWLGDSDFAAVPKGLLDPQYCRELAASIDLDRVSPVASHGTPPQAESDLFSRQHTTHLTTADVEGNWVAITSTVNTSFGSCVVIPGTGVVMNNQMDDFSMSPGTPNYFGLIGAEANAIEAGKRPLSSMSPTIVLDAAGQPRLTCGAAGGPRIISTVLQCIVRVLDLGMTVEQALSAPRVHHQWRPDRLMLEPQWGASTADQLRARGHKLSAPFQVGVGQAIEQAEPGVLSAATDPRV
- a CDS encoding orotidine 5'-phosphate decarboxylase / HUMPS family protein, whose protein sequence is MQPIVQISLDLTNIAEAIETAHLAIRAGVDWLEAGTPLILAEGLHGVRALRSEFPNVPIVADLKTMDGGYLEAEMMAGAGATHVVVMARAHEETVRCVVKAGKDFGVQVMGDNMVSDDMVAGAKWLEDLGCDFVIHHIGFDERRGIAARGQRMPSPLDQLREVCEAVKVPVQAVGGLSLEQAIQCPAYGAPLVVLGAPLTIDADSFKTADGDLESSLRLICDAVHSQRVGD
- a CDS encoding exo-rhamnogalacturonan lyase family protein; amino-acid sequence: MKFCPPHSVFVTVVLSLSLLGIPGPVKSAGAEDSPQAPVIEHLSTQAVLAEEGSRWHVQVRFTTSAPAICYVTSGPSAAALKAGRPEIEALRNHRFDVAATIGQPHFIQVHGTAGERGFSSDVIEVAPPKPFPAGSGKRTEVPLTVRETAGVARNEPVTFGLPIPQGALGHPDSVALLDGKNAIAAQCRALVRWPDRTVKWLLVSGRVELKANQTKNLTLAFGGDVKPATDSAKSLLQESGNSMVVDTGKTRFVMDRKTGLGTIETANGLLSQLPQSRLTSTDGRVFMGKVESGTVEESGPQRVVILTRGHHLDEAGEPLFGFELRYFLHAGDPYVRVDHILQHDIVSADMKYGDEMKSFRSLDLVFGTETEGARVAIDENKKHSLAPGERLFQHESDAFSLPSGGTGTRSPGLATSGKLTVAVRDFWQQWPKAITAERGALALGLYPAIDSEDRYANRPNEHVLYFYLRDGNYTFRSGFEKRHELLIGPSTGEVQWDEIEGRVNEPLLVTASPDWYLGSGALAGLAAQNAPEFSAYDKMLADDTDGYVAQREENNWYGLMNFGDWWGERGGNWGNIEYDLQNAMLTQYFRTADKRFFDVAEDAARHNADVDVVHFAAGQKAGPGNARRVGQAWVHCMGHTGGYYPRDYMGMSIYAQGYAENEGHMWNQGNLAYWLLTGDQQVRRSALQLGDWLAGPNTIDFRYGNARVPGWMGIIAMSSYFATQDPYYLNAMHLIYEEVQEKADPQAGLWVHKLSRGHCNCEEPHYGEAGFMAGVMMTSLKYYYLATGDEEIAQRIVNIARWLVDNLYDAKSGNFRYTSCPLTGVASTSPLIIANGLAFAANQSRDRNLMRVAQETFLRGMIAAGTATRGKSLAYTTCSAPFALDEMAHFPGPTLAEEYHRNVEAALDPTRGILPSAVPNPDFEQHTDGWVARPGLKLTHSSEIRHSGVGAAKISGRSDKQNEYVVTRYASGPPWEILTLRPGKKMRLLLWLRIDQISEGAPAPTARLSTRSRGRTRQSFPTEPYDLTRLGEWQLLQTEFTVPAGTDAAYIAVGTHTKEPVEATLYLDDVNLVPADAPQSRDTYLWSLVEAEDAKRSGAVELIDEDLLDGWKFLATASGVKAGTATFTVNVPESASYPVRLRARNPANASDEAGSAAPMQVIVDGGEAIKLDVDSSSWKWFSLPEELTFDAGEHQIEIRFPENSGVQLHSMLIGGLPLQ